One genomic region from Sulfurimonas sp. encodes:
- a CDS encoding lysophospholipid acyltransferase family protein gives MKIFAQISWLYATIIIFTSLLLQVIFYYLLPRPYTRKISSWFMRLSIFYSTEIIGKEDLDAQMFLFNHQSDLDIGVIETSTRSDISWVAKKSLFSVPLFGLVLKFNEDIPVERESKTSLIKLLRAAKDRIDKGRVVTMAPEGTRSTKGKMLPFKSGAKVIADKLKLKVQPIILMQTAKYYDLKRFYYKPGKVKVIFLDSFYADKSNKNWLTDLRVQMQGVYDNELANNPSHR, from the coding sequence ATGAAGATATTTGCTCAAATTAGTTGGCTATACGCTACTATTATCATCTTTACATCTTTACTTCTTCAAGTAATATTTTACTACTTACTACCTCGTCCATATACTAGAAAAATTTCTTCATGGTTTATGCGTTTGAGTATATTTTACTCAACTGAAATAATAGGTAAAGAAGACCTAGATGCTCAAATGTTTTTGTTTAATCATCAGAGTGATTTAGATATTGGTGTAATTGAAACAAGTACGCGGAGTGACATATCTTGGGTAGCTAAAAAATCACTCTTTAGTGTCCCTCTTTTTGGTTTAGTTTTAAAGTTTAACGAAGATATTCCTGTCGAGAGAGAAAGTAAAACTTCACTTATTAAACTTCTTAGAGCTGCTAAAGATAGAATAGATAAAGGAAGAGTTGTAACAATGGCTCCAGAAGGAACACGCTCAACAAAAGGCAAAATGCTTCCTTTTAAATCAGGAGCTAAAGTTATCGCTGATAAGTTAAAACTAAAAGTTCAACCAATCATATTAATGCAAACTGCCAAATATTATGATTTAAAAAGATTTTACTATAAACCTGGGAAAGTAAAAGTGATTTTTTTAGACTCTTTTTATGCCGATAAAAGCAATAAAAACTGGTTAACTGATTTAAGAGTTCAGATGCAAGGAGTGTACGACAATGAGTTGGCAAACAATCCTAGCCATAGGTAG
- the crcB gene encoding fluoride efflux transporter CrcB — protein MSWQTILAIGSGGFIGAVLRAYFNGLISHKLPHDLPFGTLGVNLVGSFIMGLLIAYFMYTSIFSMPAKSFLSTGILGALTTYSTFAIESFLLLEGGHILLALTNISLNAFGTIFMAGGGFYLAKYFLK, from the coding sequence ATGAGTTGGCAAACAATCCTAGCCATAGGTAGTGGCGGTTTTATAGGTGCAGTATTAAGAGCTTACTTCAATGGTTTAATCTCACATAAACTACCACACGATCTTCCTTTTGGAACACTTGGAGTGAACCTTGTTGGTAGCTTTATTATGGGCTTACTTATCGCTTACTTTATGTACACTTCTATCTTTTCTATGCCTGCTAAATCATTCCTCTCAACAGGAATACTTGGAGCTTTAACAACTTACTCAACATTTGCAATTGAGAGTTTTTTACTACTTGAAGGTGGTCACATCTTGTTGGCTTTAACAAATATTTCACTAAATGCTTTTGGAACTATTTTTATGGCAGGTGGGGGTTTTTATCTTGCTAAATATTTTTTGAAGTAA
- a CDS encoding ABC transporter ATP-binding protein has translation MCNILEVKELSFGYTKDSLLFDKLSVTLKKGEIKAIVGESGAGKSTLFELILGNLKPLHGTIKCEEASQVYQDPYSSFHPSYSLINQIQDVASTQDIDKYLKSMNLEEELLTKLPHELSGGQLQRASILRAMLMRPSLLLLDEPTSALDNVIQLEVMNMLMSSLEEMGMLLITHDLELASWCADEIIMI, from the coding sequence TTGTGTAATATTTTAGAAGTTAAAGAACTCTCTTTTGGTTATACAAAAGACTCTTTACTTTTTGACAAGTTAAGCGTTACCCTAAAAAAGGGTGAAATAAAAGCTATAGTTGGAGAAAGTGGTGCTGGAAAAAGTACACTTTTTGAGCTTATACTTGGTAACTTAAAACCACTTCATGGAACTATAAAATGCGAAGAAGCATCTCAAGTTTATCAAGACCCATACAGCTCGTTTCATCCAAGCTACTCTTTAATCAATCAGATACAAGATGTTGCCTCAACGCAAGATATTGATAAATATTTAAAAAGTATGAATCTTGAAGAGGAACTTCTAACAAAACTTCCACATGAACTCTCAGGTGGACAGCTTCAACGCGCATCTATACTAAGAGCTATGCTTATGCGACCCTCTTTACTTTTGCTTGATGAACCGACATCAGCACTTGACAATGTCATACAACTAGAGGTTATGAATATGCTTATGAGTTCTCTTGAAGAGATGGGAATGTTACTTATCACTCACGATTTAGAATTAGCTTCTTGGTGTGCTGATGAAATTATTATGATTTAA
- a CDS encoding dUTP diphosphatase — translation MDKILLMLQLQAQLNDSTNGEQWVKGITKNSKTINWKRCIYMECAEMIDSFSWKHWKSIDKEADWDNLQIEVVDVWHFMMSLAIENYSANLKGGIEDLAINISNLEAFSKLENKNKLFGYQDDVIIKVESIMRTSLSLQELDLDVFVEDFFTLVTLSGLDLDTLYRLYVGKNILNQFRQDNGYKEGSYIKMWDGVEDNIIMKKIWEENSNIKPEVLYKELTKLYIALNKR, via the coding sequence ATGGATAAAATATTATTAATGCTTCAGCTCCAAGCACAACTCAATGATTCAACAAATGGAGAACAATGGGTTAAGGGTATCACAAAAAATTCTAAAACGATTAACTGGAAGAGATGCATATATATGGAATGCGCAGAGATGATTGATAGTTTTTCTTGGAAACATTGGAAGAGTATAGATAAAGAAGCAGATTGGGATAATTTACAAATAGAAGTAGTTGATGTTTGGCATTTTATGATGAGTTTAGCGATTGAAAATTATTCAGCAAATCTAAAAGGTGGTATCGAAGATTTAGCCATAAATATTTCAAACCTTGAAGCATTTAGTAAACTAGAAAATAAAAATAAACTTTTTGGTTATCAAGATGATGTAATCATAAAAGTAGAGAGTATTATGCGAACTTCTTTAAGTTTACAAGAGTTAGATTTAGATGTTTTTGTGGAGGACTTTTTTACCCTTGTTACGCTCAGTGGGCTTGACTTAGATACTCTTTACCGTCTTTATGTAGGTAAAAATATTTTAAACCAATTTCGTCAAGATAATGGTTATAAGGAAGGTTCTTACATAAAGATGTGGGACGGAGTAGAAGACAACATTATAATGAAAAAAATCTGGGAAGAAAATAGCAATATTAAACCAGAAGTTCTATATAAAGAACTAACAAAATTATATATTGCATTAAATAAAAGATAA